A genomic stretch from Arachis stenosperma cultivar V10309 chromosome 3, arast.V10309.gnm1.PFL2, whole genome shotgun sequence includes:
- the LOC130967265 gene encoding zinc finger protein CONSTANS-LIKE 2, with amino-acid sequence MHKSVSSHSLLLQNNNSSGVHQNRNQLYPSFSALFCEFLNSDDAPVRRVYSTGDLQEDTSLSSESSMIIEAMSRASPYSPEEKKIRIERYRIKRNQRNFNKKIKYACRKTLADSRPRIRGRFAKNDEIVRNPPSLEWCQFGAAGEEQDEEDENNWANIFDSLDSANVVAHHHQEQQDSSPFGVFY; translated from the exons ATGCACAAGAGCGTGAGTAGCCACTCGCTGTTGTTGCAGAATAACAATAGCAGTGGGGTCCACCAAAACCGTAATCAGTTGTATCCATCCTTCTCTGCTCTTTTCTGCGAGTTTCTTAATTCCGATGACGCTCCCGTTCGCAGGGTTTACAGCACCGGTGATCTTCAG GAAGATACTTCACTATCAAGTGAGAGTAGTATGATAATAGAAGCAATGAGCAGAGCCAGTCCCTATAGCCCTGAAGAGAAGAAGATAAGAATTGAGAGATacagaatcaagagaaaccagAGGAACTTCAACAAGAAAATCAAG TATGCTTGTAGAAAAACATTGGCGGATAGCCGGCCGCGAATCAGAGGAAGATTTGCAAAGAATGATGAAATTGTGAGAAACCCTCCATCACTTGAATGGTGCCAATTTGGTGCTGCTGGGGAGGAACAAGATGAAGAAGATGAGAATAATTGGGCCAATATATTTGATTCCTTAGACTCTGCAAATGTTGTtgctcatcatcatcaagagCAACAAGATAGTTCCCCTTTCGGTGTATTCTActaa